One segment of Primulina tabacum isolate GXHZ01 chromosome 6, ASM2559414v2, whole genome shotgun sequence DNA contains the following:
- the LOC142548262 gene encoding putative indole-3-acetic acid-amido synthetase GH3.1, giving the protein MAVDSLLSPAAVNPPSNEKFAKALQFIEEMTKSTDSVQARVLAEILSQNADTEYLQRFDLGGATDRDSFKSRIPVVTYEDLQPEIQRIASGDFSPILCSRPISEFLTSSGTSAGERKLMPTIKEEMDRRQLLYSLLNPVMNLYVTGLDKGKGLYFLFVKAEAKTPGGLVARPVLTSYYRSDQFKSRPYDPYNVYTSPDEAILCCDSFQSMYTQMLCGLLMREQVLRVGAVFASGLLRAIRFLQLNWRQLVQDISTGSLNPRITDSSIRECMAKILKPNPDLADFIVKECEGENWESIIPRIWPNTKYLDVIVTGAMAQYIPLLDFYSGGLPQACTMYASSECYFGLNLKPMTKPSEVSYTIMPNMGYFEFIPHDPNNPTTLSRDSPPQLVDLADLEVGKEYELVVSTYSGLCRYRVGDILRVTGFHNSAPQFKFIRRKNVLLSIDADKTDESELQKAVENASVLLRQYDTTVVEYTSYADTSSIPGHYVIYWELLIKDPTNPPSDDVLAKCCLVMEEAMNTVYRQCRVADNSVGPLEIRVVKMGTFEELMDYAISRGASINQYKAPRCVSFTPIVELLNARVLSVHFSPAAPQWTPGRRV; this is encoded by the exons ATGGCGGTTGACTCTTTGCTCTCTCCGGCGGCTGTGAACCCTCCGTCGAACGAGAAATTCGCTAAGGCACTTCAGTTTATCGAAGAGATGACCAAAAGCACGGATTCTGTACAAGCAAGAGTGTTGGCTGAGATTCTGAGCCAAAATGCTGATACTGAGTACCTCCAGAGATTCGATCTTGGCGGTGCTACCGATCGGGATTCGTTCAAGTCTAGGATCCCGGTGGTGACGTACGAGGATCTTCAGCCGGAGATTCAGCGTATCGCTAGCGGGGATTTCTCTCCTATTCTTTGCTCTCGCCCCATCTCTGAGTTTCTTACCAG TTCTGGAACGTCGGCTGGTGAAAGAAAGCTTATGCCAACAATAAAGGAAGAAATGGACCGCCGACAATTGTTGTACAGTCTTCTCAACCCTGTAATGAACTT ATACGTTACAGGGCTTGACAAGGGGAAAGGATTATACTTTCTATTTGTGAAGGCAGAAGCGAAAACTCCGGGTGGGTTGGTTGCACGCCCGGTGCTCACCAGCTACTACAGGAGTGATCAATTCAAGAGCCGCCCTTATGACCCGTATAACGTGTACACAAGCCCCGACGAAGCGATTCTCTGCTGTGATTCATTCCAAAGCATGTACACTCAGATGCTTTGTGGCCTTCTCATGCGTGAACAGGTTCTCCGAGTTGGGGCCGTTTTCGCCTCGGGTCTTCTCCGGGCCATCCGGTTTCTCCAACTCAACTGGAGGCAACTTGTGCAGGATATCTCCACGGGGTCCTTGAACCCTAGAATTACAGACAGTTCAATTCGAGAATGCATGGCTAAGATTCTTAAACCAAACCCTGATCTTGCTGATTTTATTGTTAAAGAATGTGAGGGAGAAAATTGGGAAAGTATAATTCCGAGAATATGGCCGAATACTAAATATCTTGACGTTATAGTAACTGGGGCCATGGCACAATATATACCGCTTCTTGATTTCTACAGCGGGGGCCTGCCACAAGCTTGCACCATGTACGCGTCCTCCGAGTGCTATTTCGGGCTTAATTTGAAGCCGATGACGAAACCTTCGGAAGTTTCCTACACCATCATGCCTAACATGGGATACTTCGAGTTTATTCCTCACGACCCGAATAACCCGACAACTCTCTCTCGCGATTCGCCCCCACAGCTGGTGGATTTGGCGGACTTGGAGGTGGGAAAAGAGTACGAACTTGTGGTTTCTACCTATTCAGGGCTGTGCCGATACCGAGTAGGTGACATACTCCGAGTAACGGGTTTTCACAACTCCGCGCCACAGTTCAAGTTCATAAGGAGGAAGAATGTTTTGTTGAGCATTGATGCTGATAAGACGGACGAATCTGAGCTACAAAAGGCGGTTGAAAACGCTTCGGTTTTGCTACGCCAGTACGATACTACCGTGGTGGAGTACACTAGCTATGCCGATACAAGTTCAATTCCAGGACATTATGTAATCTACTGGGAACTGCTTATCAAAGATCCAACAAATCCCCCGAGCGACGATGTCTTAGCCAAATGCTGCCTGGTTATGGAAGAAGCGATGAACACAGTTTACAGGCAATGCCGAGTCGCGGATAATTCTGTCGGGCCACTAGAAATCCGGGTTGTGAAAATGGGGACATTCGAAGAGCTGATGGATTATGCAATATCAAGAGGCGCGTCAATTAATCAGTACAAAGCCCCGAGATGCGTCAGCTTCACTCCCATCGTGGAATTACTGAATGCCCGCGTGCTGTCAGTGCATTTCAGCCCTGCAGCTCCGCAATGGACACCAGGGCGCCGCGTTTGA